One Brevibacillus choshinensis genomic window carries:
- a CDS encoding N-acetylmuramoyl-L-alanine amidase: MKKSTRKAAIIIAMLLSTSIPRWEHAQAVSTDNAVVLATSLNVRSEPAQKSTIVGSLSYGTIVSVSGDAYGWSKVSSGKVSGWVAGHYLKQTNAAPKANVSSSGNQGSSSSTSIGTVQADALRMRKGPGLDQGIVRVLPMNTAVEIIGQQNDWLRIRTSSGEIGWVSGTYIGKQKAGSVISASKAIGSKPSGKPCLKGKLIVVDAGHGGGDVGAIGSKYGTLEKTVNLQTANKLAQKLRQRGAVVVMTRTGADENPALHDRVEISEARNADAFISIHYNSSPKNVNGTLTFFYSENKDKPLAQAIEARLGKVYGTKSNGVSFGDYHVLRENDQPSVLLELGFLTAAKDEGLARTADYQQRSADAIVKGLADYFGE, from the coding sequence ATGAAGAAGAGTACTCGCAAGGCAGCCATCATCATCGCCATGCTGCTATCCACCTCTATCCCCCGCTGGGAGCATGCTCAAGCCGTTTCAACGGACAATGCCGTCGTACTGGCCACATCGTTGAATGTCCGCAGCGAGCCTGCCCAGAAGTCAACCATCGTTGGATCACTTTCCTACGGCACGATCGTTTCTGTCTCCGGTGACGCATATGGATGGTCTAAAGTAAGCTCGGGCAAGGTCTCCGGCTGGGTCGCCGGCCATTATTTGAAGCAAACGAATGCAGCCCCAAAAGCCAATGTCTCCTCTTCCGGTAACCAGGGATCGAGCAGCAGCACTTCGATCGGAACCGTACAAGCCGATGCCTTGCGCATGCGAAAAGGACCGGGATTGGACCAAGGAATCGTGCGCGTACTGCCTATGAATACAGCTGTGGAAATCATCGGTCAGCAAAATGACTGGCTTCGGATTCGCACTTCATCCGGTGAGATCGGGTGGGTGTCTGGCACTTATATCGGGAAGCAAAAGGCGGGATCGGTTATTTCCGCTTCCAAAGCCATCGGCTCCAAACCATCTGGAAAGCCCTGCTTGAAAGGAAAGCTCATCGTCGTGGATGCCGGACACGGCGGGGGTGACGTCGGTGCCATCGGCAGCAAGTACGGCACATTGGAAAAGACCGTGAACTTGCAAACTGCCAACAAACTGGCTCAAAAGCTTCGTCAGCGCGGAGCCGTGGTCGTCATGACCCGCACCGGAGCCGATGAAAATCCTGCCTTGCACGATCGGGTCGAGATCAGTGAGGCACGGAATGCAGACGCTTTTATCAGCATTCACTACAATTCCTCGCCGAAGAATGTAAACGGTACCTTGACCTTCTTTTATTCAGAGAACAAAGACAAGCCGCTGGCTCAAGCCATCGAAGCCAGGCTCGGCAAAGTCTACGGGACCAAAAGCAACGGCGTTTCCTTTGGAGACTACCACGTGCTGCGGGAAAATGACCAGCCGTCCGTACTCCTCGAGCTCGGTTTTTTGACGGCTGCCAAGGATGAAGGACTCGCGAGGACGGCTGATTATCAGCAGCGCTCGGCAGATGCGATCGTAAAAGGATTGGCGGATTACTTTGGGGAATAG
- a CDS encoding TRAP transporter large permease: MTLGIFVGSLLGVMALGMPIAFALLFSGVALMVYMDIFDSQIIAQNLISGADNFPLMAIPFFILAGELMNAGGISKRIITFAMALVGHIRGGLGYVAILGSILFAGLSGSAVADTAALGAILIPMMVRAGYDRNRSTGLIAAGGIIAPIIPPSIPMIIFGVTSGVSITKLFMAGIVPGLMIGVGLMVTWAIITRKGDYEAYPRKSLKEIWAASKGAVWALLLPIIIIAGLRGGVFTPTEAAVVAAFYALLVGIAVYRELKISQLYHILVASAKTTSVVMFLAAAAMVSAWLITVANIPDQLTSLLGPLVENPLLLLIVINAIILLVGTAMDLTPTILIMTPVLMPIIDKAGIDPIYFGVLFILNNCIGLLTPPVGTVLNVACGVGKIGMEDIMKGIWPFLLVEVIVLILLILFPGIVTVPLGWLT; the protein is encoded by the coding sequence ATGACGCTCGGTATCTTTGTCGGCTCGCTTCTGGGTGTCATGGCGCTTGGCATGCCCATCGCGTTTGCCCTGCTCTTCAGCGGCGTAGCCCTGATGGTGTACATGGACATTTTTGACAGCCAGATTATCGCACAAAACCTGATCAGCGGGGCGGACAACTTCCCGTTGATGGCGATCCCTTTTTTCATCCTGGCAGGGGAATTGATGAATGCTGGGGGGATCTCCAAGCGCATTATCACGTTTGCCATGGCGCTCGTGGGGCACATCCGTGGAGGACTCGGGTATGTAGCCATTCTCGGCAGTATTCTGTTCGCCGGCCTCTCCGGTTCAGCCGTGGCGGATACGGCGGCGCTCGGCGCGATTTTGATCCCGATGATGGTGCGAGCGGGCTACGACCGCAACCGCTCAACCGGCTTGATTGCGGCAGGTGGAATCATCGCTCCCATCATCCCTCCCAGCATCCCGATGATCATCTTCGGTGTGACCAGCGGGGTGTCCATTACCAAGCTGTTCATGGCTGGCATCGTTCCCGGTCTCATGATCGGCGTCGGTCTGATGGTGACTTGGGCGATCATCACGCGAAAAGGTGACTATGAAGCGTATCCGCGCAAGTCGCTCAAGGAGATTTGGGCGGCGTCGAAGGGCGCGGTCTGGGCGCTGCTTTTGCCGATCATCATCATCGCCGGTCTTCGCGGAGGGGTGTTCACGCCGACGGAAGCGGCGGTGGTAGCTGCCTTTTATGCCTTGCTCGTCGGAATCGCCGTCTATCGGGAGTTGAAAATCTCTCAGCTTTATCACATCCTCGTCGCCTCAGCCAAGACGACGAGCGTCGTGATGTTTCTCGCAGCGGCTGCGATGGTGTCCGCCTGGCTGATTACGGTGGCAAACATTCCTGATCAGCTGACGAGTCTGTTGGGACCGCTGGTGGAAAATCCACTGCTCCTGCTGATTGTGATCAATGCGATCATCCTTTTGGTGGGCACCGCGATGGACTTGACGCCGACCATCCTGATCATGACGCCGGTCCTGATGCCGATCATCGACAAGGCCGGCATCGATCCGATCTACTTTGGCGTTTTGTTTATCCTGAACAATTGCATTGGCTTGCTGACACCGCCAGTCGGGACTGTGCTCAATGTGGCGTGCGGCGTCGGAAAAATCGGAATGGAAGACATCATGAAGGGGATATGGCCGTTCCTCTTGGTCGAAGTGATTGTTCTCATTCTGCTGATCTTGTTCCCGGGAATCGTGACGGTTCCGCTCGGATGGCTGACGTAA
- a CDS encoding MFS transporter translates to MSAPSVPQKESLPLETKKNFRWTVVIWLLIGGIINYLDRANLSIAAPEMMKELGLTKTDIGLLGTVFSWSYALMQLPSGWLIDRFGAKKVYSVAVIWWSLATFLTGAVSKMSSFIAARLLLGVGEAPCFPTAAKITASWFPKKERGLATGFWDSSSKWGPAIAPPILVLILVSFGWRSLFYITGIVGIVFAILFIIFYRNPDKSSKLSAEERAYIQADGSGSEQGLQQTSIKWRTLFTYRSVWGMILGFFCTIWIWNIFLIFLPLYLVEVHHITLAQLGIYASIPWIGGIFGNIFGGYITKIMVDKGRSTPIHAKRLLISICAIGAAIVVILIPFVQGIVITLTLLTLALAFISAITGSAWALAGDIAPPALVASVGSIQNFGGYFGGAFSPVVAGIIVDTTGSYLLAFVSGGIIAGCAALCYWFIVKNPIEEAKA, encoded by the coding sequence ATGAGTGCGCCTTCGGTACCGCAAAAAGAAAGTCTCCCATTGGAAACGAAGAAGAACTTCCGCTGGACTGTAGTCATTTGGCTTTTGATCGGGGGGATCATCAACTATCTGGATCGTGCCAATCTATCCATCGCCGCTCCGGAAATGATGAAAGAACTAGGTCTCACAAAGACGGACATCGGTCTTTTGGGCACCGTATTTTCCTGGTCCTATGCGCTCATGCAGCTGCCTTCAGGATGGTTGATTGACCGCTTTGGTGCGAAGAAAGTATACTCTGTAGCCGTCATCTGGTGGAGTCTCGCCACGTTCCTGACGGGGGCAGTCAGCAAGATGTCCTCCTTCATTGCCGCCAGGCTGCTGCTGGGCGTCGGAGAAGCTCCTTGTTTTCCGACTGCTGCCAAGATCACGGCAAGCTGGTTTCCGAAAAAGGAGCGGGGCCTGGCGACGGGCTTCTGGGATTCTTCCTCCAAATGGGGACCTGCGATTGCGCCTCCCATTCTGGTATTGATCCTGGTGAGCTTTGGGTGGAGATCGTTGTTCTACATCACCGGAATTGTCGGCATAGTATTCGCAATCTTATTCATCATTTTCTATCGCAATCCCGACAAAAGCAGCAAGCTTTCAGCGGAGGAGAGGGCGTACATTCAGGCGGATGGCTCCGGATCCGAGCAAGGCTTGCAGCAAACGAGCATCAAGTGGCGAACGCTGTTCACGTACCGGAGCGTGTGGGGCATGATTCTCGGATTTTTCTGCACGATCTGGATTTGGAACATCTTCCTCATTTTCCTCCCGCTGTATCTGGTGGAAGTCCATCACATCACGCTGGCTCAGCTGGGCATCTATGCGAGCATCCCATGGATTGGCGGCATCTTCGGCAACATCTTTGGAGGCTACATCACCAAAATAATGGTCGATAAAGGCAGGAGCACCCCGATTCATGCCAAGCGGCTATTGATCAGCATTTGCGCGATCGGCGCAGCGATCGTCGTCATCCTCATTCCATTTGTTCAAGGTATTGTGATAACGCTTACACTGCTCACTCTCGCACTGGCCTTTATTTCGGCGATCACGGGAAGCGCGTGGGCATTGGCCGGCGATATTGCTCCTCCCGCTCTGGTCGCATCCGTAGGTTCCATTCAGAACTTCGGGGGTTATTTCGGCGGAGCCTTCTCTCCGGTAGTGGCCGGAATCATCGTCGATACGACTGGCTCCTACCTGCTTGCGTTCGTCTCCGGAGGCATCATTGCCGGCTGCGCGGCTCTCTGCTACTGGTTCATCGTCAAGAACCCGATTGAGGAGGCAAAAGCATGA
- a CDS encoding copper amine oxidase N-terminal domain-containing protein, translating into MKKLLTTSLVLAILASVPVGVVQAEKPVKEAGKGKGGEGKGGEGKGKGDKKGRDGKEDKQDDDDDDQGGVDGDSDNANDSGDASGDIDDSDDGNADDQQSGSRGHGKGVDKPGKGSGRNTDTATQTNPDGTATADPDTQQELTKKEAVKEAVRTKKEMIELRQQLKHATEITEELKAKYEALTEQLEKQTELSQALEVQKELLGRFYKPGDTELYEKLGELYEKAGDESLKTYVNGAEVAMDVAPFIEKGRALVPVRAISASLKADVKWDGENRTVEVVRGETKITLYLDSNEADVNGTKVKLETAPVLKNGRVFLPLRFIGEQLNAKVGYQEEGDLIIIEDGQPDGTTGTEAGQPDGTAGTEAGQQDGTTSTEAGQQDGTASGDAAGEQQAALPASNETVTP; encoded by the coding sequence GTGAAGAAACTTTTGACGACCAGTCTCGTTTTGGCTATCTTGGCTAGCGTACCCGTAGGTGTGGTGCAAGCTGAGAAACCGGTGAAGGAAGCAGGGAAAGGCAAAGGCGGGGAAGGCAAGGGCGGAGAAGGCAAAGGCAAAGGCGATAAAAAAGGCCGCGATGGTAAAGAGGATAAACAAGATGATGACGATGATGATCAAGGCGGCGTTGACGGCGATTCCGATAACGCCAATGACTCAGGCGACGCTTCTGGCGACATCGATGATTCCGATGATGGCAATGCAGACGATCAACAATCGGGCTCGAGGGGTCATGGCAAAGGAGTGGACAAGCCAGGCAAGGGAAGCGGCAGAAACACAGATACAGCCACTCAAACGAATCCTGATGGGACTGCAACCGCAGATCCTGACACTCAGCAGGAGCTGACCAAAAAGGAAGCTGTAAAAGAGGCTGTCCGGACGAAAAAAGAGATGATCGAGCTGCGCCAGCAGTTGAAGCATGCGACGGAGATCACAGAGGAGCTCAAAGCGAAATACGAAGCGCTGACCGAGCAGCTGGAAAAGCAAACAGAGCTTTCGCAAGCATTGGAAGTTCAAAAGGAGCTGCTGGGTCGCTTTTACAAACCAGGGGATACCGAGTTGTATGAAAAACTGGGAGAACTCTACGAAAAAGCAGGGGACGAATCGCTGAAAACATATGTAAACGGGGCAGAGGTCGCGATGGATGTCGCACCGTTCATCGAAAAAGGGCGTGCCCTGGTTCCAGTCCGCGCCATCAGCGCTTCCTTGAAAGCTGACGTGAAATGGGACGGAGAAAATCGTACGGTGGAAGTCGTGCGGGGAGAAACCAAGATCACGCTTTATCTGGATTCCAACGAAGCTGACGTGAACGGCACCAAGGTGAAGCTGGAGACGGCCCCAGTGCTGAAGAACGGGCGTGTCTTTTTGCCGCTGCGATTTATCGGTGAACAGCTGAACGCAAAAGTAGGCTACCAGGAGGAGGGAGACCTCATCATCATCGAGGATGGTCAGCCGGACGGAACTACGGGCACAGAGGCAGGTCAGCCGGACGGAACTGCGGGCACAGAAGCAGGTCAGCAAGACGGAACTACTAGCACAGAAGCTGGTCAGCAGGATGGAACCGCGAGCGGCGATGCGGCTGGGGAACAGCAAGCCGCACTGCCAGCAAGCAACGAAACGGTAACTCCATAA
- a CDS encoding 2-hydroxyacid dehydrogenase, which translates to MKPYVYIATSIPSEVEAYIAEHCEYRKWEGEEPIPRSRLLEEVARAEGLLTVGGQINEELLDHAPHLKVVSNISVGYNNMECSALMSRGVMGTNTPYVLDETVADLAFALILAAARRVPELDRHVKEGKWEKGSDKSFFGVDVHHKTLGIIGMGRIGEAIARRGKYGFGMEVLYYNRRPKPETEQRLGVTYSPLEGLLRQSDFVVLMIPLSEETTHFMGREQFALMKESAIFINTSRGKTVDEEALIAALQEGRIWGAGLDVFAEEPVSPDNPLLYMPQVVTLPHIGSATNQTRFDMAMRAAQNLVAAVKGEQPPDLIPELQG; encoded by the coding sequence ATGAAACCATACGTCTACATCGCCACATCAATCCCTTCAGAAGTGGAGGCGTATATCGCAGAGCATTGTGAGTATCGGAAGTGGGAGGGAGAAGAACCGATCCCCCGGTCACGGTTGCTGGAGGAGGTCGCCCGCGCAGAAGGCTTGCTGACAGTAGGGGGACAAATCAATGAAGAGCTGCTCGACCATGCCCCGCATTTGAAGGTGGTCAGCAATATTTCGGTCGGATACAACAACATGGAATGCTCGGCACTCATGTCCCGGGGAGTGATGGGAACAAATACGCCGTACGTACTCGATGAGACGGTCGCGGACCTCGCCTTTGCCCTGATCCTGGCAGCTGCGCGAAGAGTGCCTGAGCTGGATCGGCACGTCAAGGAGGGGAAATGGGAGAAGGGCAGCGACAAGTCTTTTTTCGGAGTCGATGTGCATCACAAGACGCTCGGAATCATCGGGATGGGCAGAATCGGCGAAGCGATCGCCAGGAGGGGAAAGTACGGCTTTGGCATGGAGGTACTCTATTACAACCGCAGGCCCAAACCGGAAACGGAGCAGCGGCTGGGCGTAACCTACAGCCCGCTGGAAGGCCTGTTGCGACAATCCGACTTTGTCGTTTTGATGATCCCGCTCAGCGAAGAGACCACCCACTTCATGGGGAGAGAGCAGTTTGCGCTCATGAAGGAATCCGCGATCTTCATCAATACATCCCGCGGAAAAACCGTTGATGAAGAAGCATTGATCGCGGCCTTGCAGGAGGGACGCATTTGGGGGGCGGGGCTCGATGTGTTTGCCGAGGAGCCGGTTTCTCCTGACAATCCTTTGCTCTATATGCCGCAAGTAGTGACTCTGCCGCACATCGGATCCGCGACAAATCAGACGCGCTTCGATATGGCGATGAGAGCCGCGCAAAATCTGGTGGCGGCTGTGAAAGGAGAGCAGCCTCCTGATCTGATCCCTGAGCTTCAAGGGTAA
- a CDS encoding TRAP transporter substrate-binding protein, whose product MKKKSLAILSGLLLTATVVLSGCGGGSSTGSTASGAGSGAAAGKPHVLKVANYFATDHPQNVALREKFKKIVEEKSDGSLQVQIYDNSKLGAEKEFYDGVRNGTIEMGIPGLIMQADVPKMAVGEWPFLFKDFEHAKKVLQGPIGKEMTDEMEAKHDVHALAWSANGFRMFSSNRTIASLEDFKGLRVRMPNIPNYIKLGQLLGANITPMPISEVFTALEQKVVDGQDNPIATLKASAWYEVQSDVLESKHMFSPNLYIINGKLWSQLTPEQQKILEEAAKASADYEWELLEKSYEDDKKFLMEHGIKFTAPDESFQQAMETAAQPLYEEIYQTYPWAKEMVEKIKAEGK is encoded by the coding sequence GTGAAAAAAAAGAGTCTAGCAATCCTCTCAGGCCTGCTCCTCACGGCCACTGTGGTTCTTTCAGGGTGCGGGGGAGGCAGCAGCACAGGCAGCACGGCATCCGGCGCGGGCAGCGGGGCTGCGGCGGGCAAGCCCCATGTCCTGAAGGTAGCCAACTACTTCGCGACGGACCATCCGCAGAACGTAGCGCTCAGGGAGAAGTTTAAAAAGATCGTGGAAGAAAAATCCGACGGCTCCCTGCAGGTGCAAATCTATGACAACAGCAAGCTGGGAGCAGAAAAGGAATTTTACGACGGGGTGCGCAACGGAACGATCGAAATGGGGATCCCGGGACTGATCATGCAGGCGGATGTGCCCAAGATGGCAGTAGGAGAATGGCCGTTTTTATTCAAAGATTTCGAGCACGCCAAGAAAGTCTTGCAAGGCCCTATCGGCAAAGAGATGACGGACGAGATGGAAGCGAAGCACGACGTGCATGCTCTGGCCTGGAGCGCCAACGGCTTCCGGATGTTTTCCAGCAACAGGACCATCGCCAGCCTCGAAGACTTCAAAGGCTTGCGCGTCCGGATGCCCAATATCCCCAACTACATCAAGCTGGGCCAATTGCTGGGAGCCAACATCACTCCGATGCCGATCTCGGAAGTCTTCACGGCCCTCGAGCAAAAAGTCGTCGATGGGCAAGACAACCCGATCGCGACACTAAAGGCTTCGGCCTGGTATGAGGTTCAATCCGATGTATTGGAATCCAAGCACATGTTCAGCCCCAACCTGTACATCATCAACGGCAAGCTTTGGAGCCAGCTTACGCCTGAGCAGCAAAAAATCCTCGAGGAAGCGGCGAAGGCTTCAGCCGATTACGAATGGGAGCTGCTCGAAAAGAGCTACGAGGACGACAAGAAGTTTCTCATGGAACACGGCATCAAGTTTACGGCACCGGATGAGTCGTTCCAGCAAGCGATGGAGACGGCGGCACAACCGCTGTATGAAGAAATCTACCAAACCTATCCTTGGGCAAAGGAAATGGTAGAAAAGATCAAAGCAGAGGGCAAATAA
- a CDS encoding TRAP transporter small permease codes for MGKLSKALNSSLDAVMAISLAFMAVLVFGNVVLRYLFNSGITWSEEMSRFLFIWLIFLGAIGALKDNEHLGVDMLVKKLSPIMKKVVFAVTNGLVLYVLWLVLDGSWKMTLINMDSKAPATGLPLGYVYGIGIVMSICMALVILTKLYRVLFGRESIDDFIRMKESEEELLVPAEGQQIAQGGGR; via the coding sequence GTGGGGAAACTCTCAAAAGCGTTGAACTCGTCACTGGATGCGGTGATGGCGATATCCTTGGCGTTCATGGCTGTTCTCGTATTTGGCAACGTCGTGTTGCGGTATTTGTTTAATTCAGGAATTACCTGGTCGGAGGAAATGTCGCGTTTTCTGTTCATCTGGCTGATCTTTTTGGGGGCGATCGGCGCATTGAAGGATAACGAGCATCTCGGTGTAGACATGCTGGTCAAAAAGCTATCGCCGATCATGAAGAAAGTCGTATTCGCCGTGACCAACGGACTGGTTCTGTACGTGCTTTGGCTGGTTTTGGATGGCAGCTGGAAAATGACGCTGATCAATATGGACAGCAAGGCGCCGGCCACTGGTTTGCCGCTCGGCTATGTGTACGGCATCGGAATCGTCATGAGCATTTGTATGGCGCTTGTGATTCTGACCAAGCTGTATCGTGTTTTGTTTGGCAGAGAATCCATCGACGACTTTATTCGAATGAAGGAATCCGAAGAAGAATTGCTGGTGCCGGCCGAAGGGCAGCAAATCGCGCAGGGCGGTGGTAGGTAA